From Bactrocera oleae isolate idBacOlea1 chromosome 4, idBacOlea1, whole genome shotgun sequence:
AACAGCCCGAAAATCAAAAATGGCCAAATCGCTATAATTTcttgaaaagtaaatattttcgatttgtaaTCGTCCTTGCCCATATATAATTACTTATATAACccgaatataaatattaactaaACCAAtgctcaaacaaattttttttgttgacctgTGTTATAAATTGAATTACTATCCTGTCAAAGTTTGTGTTTAAAGTTCAATATATACACTACACCcactttaaattatattaacgtTAGTTATTTATCTCATTAAAATAAGAGTGCTGAATTTATTTTGTTACACACCTTCATGCAACCATAGCACACACATTTAAGGAAAAAGGGCTAATTggtcaaaattatattatttacccaCTAACATAGAAGAAcattatgtatttaaaaaatgtgatttttgaaaaatgtatgcaaTTTTTATCTATATTGTACTATTAAAACTGTAAATAAGTCACCGAATTATTTCCTGGGGGTGtcatttaatttataaagaaaattaagtGGGCTTACGGagtgaaataacaaaaacaatttttagggtattgtacttatatacatataatgtaaTTGCCGTTTGAATAACCCCATGAGGTAGATAATATCTTGGAAGTCTTAAAAAGAGTttattatattcatatgtagGTGTTGCACGGTTGGAATTAATAATTactatataatttcattgaGCGTAATAACATAAACATCTttattacacatatatgtaaatcctaaaaataagtttaccagagaggaaaaataaataataatttttacaaatcatGGTCGAAACAAGACTGCCAAAACGAGAGCATAAGCAACTGAcacctttttcttttttatattatgtttgtgtacaataataatatactattttcagattttttgtgAATCCATAAATCATTTAATTGAAACTTTTCTCAACTTTATGTTTTTTAAGACACTTATATTTCATaaaagttgttgttattaaacAATGTTTATGATTCATACCACGAATTTTTCGTCCAGGGAGACTGCTTATGAGGTTCATTCAACACGACAAAGGAGTTATCGCCAGTTGCCTGATCAGAAACAGAAGGCCTGAAATACGCTGAATTACGAAGTACGGAAGCACGTCTACCAAATTTTGGGGCATTTTTCGTTTCACAAGCGACCACGCTTTCCGAACCTGCTCCTTGTTGACGCTCAGTGGAATTTTGTCGATTACACGAAATACGTCCCTTCTGCTTACCAGTCATATCCGTCGAAAGAAGAGAGCTTTTTCGTTCTGTCATAATCGATGCAAATTTGGTTTTAGATTCACGACCCACTTCAAAATCACCACTCTTTTCCTCGTTTAGATTCCTTATGGGCGTCCGTTCACGCATCTGATACTGATAGTTGGCACGACGATATTCCGGTGTTATGATGATATCTGAGGGCGGGTTTTCATTGTTTGGGTGTACATTTGTTGAACATGATTCTAATTTTGGACGTATTGGCTGTTTGTGATTTTTCATAGTTGTCCCTTTTAATGTATTTGATGAGTTTGACAAGCGTAATGTGGAAGCTGGTTTTCGAATAACGGGGCGTGAACGAGGGAAATCCAAAAAAGTGTTTCTATATTCAggattaaattcaattttacctTTAAGTCGTAAAAATGGTTCACGGCACTTGCTACGTTCAGGCATCTGCTTGACCTGAGGATCTCGGAAGCTTTCATAATATTCTGGTAGATCTTTTGAACATTGACCACATAGATTTATATGATTTTcgattttaagtaatttttcctttgatacaatttctgttgGATCTGTTAAATTCGCGCGATTTTCTGGAATTTTTAAAATCGCATTTTTTCCGACATCAACTTCTTGAGCA
This genomic window contains:
- the LOC106614563 gene encoding uncharacterized protein isoform X4 is translated as MTVWNKKSNNNDKKRSFSESDLTDPYRLPSRFCVKHPHEYISIDDLNIFKRKKYLPGFHTKSNIYPQKSDESGLPFKSFETEYSWQFKRRYFNLKPSILRQSTSLHLEGLMQKKSEHQEQFKPYTLEDYKLSRGSVIKKAENLCMNGIINMEPEYRSSYISYPMVNRTSKILPREAFRLFSDPTDENPHPKEKKNNISKKLKADKITGKYCLQQICVETKYNTVPSEYKQQFVRFPIEKACSIPQISHLKIQGEFDGVPEYKDSFKIYETYLKSAPIKKVDNLRTPGAQEVDVGKNAILKIPENRANLTDPTEIVSKEKLLKIENHINLCGQCSKDLPEYYESFRDPQVKQMPERSKCREPFLRLKGKIEFNPEYRNTFLDFPRSRPVIRKPASTLRLSNSSNTLKGTTMKNHKQPIRPKLESCSTNVHPNNENPPSDIIITPEYRRANYQYQMRERTPIRNLNEEKSGDFEVGRESKTKFASIMTERKSSLLSTDMTGKQKGRISCNRQNSTERQQGAGSESVVACETKNAPKFGRRASVLRNSAYFRPSVSDQATGDNSFVVLNEPHKQSPWTKNSWYES